A stretch of the Halomonas sp. CH40 genome encodes the following:
- a CDS encoding TolC family protein: MNKQKNGLVRRPALLIASLLTVSTYSTAAFAQTTELQDEPYSEVDNYSVSEPQPAFSATTEEVLAPFYWQAANPDAASAGQALRQRLLQALDRQPRLQAQWAQEQESRLRIDEVRAERLPQVSMGLEQRNSLQEVNRNAFDSGNRLDAYVSVSQLLYDFGASGERVDSAELSARAQVWESRVSAEELVLDALTAHFDVVRYQAQFAIAQDNLEQHQQILEDVSARRQGGAGSSADVLRAESRLAEASAQQTSLQGQLAQAQNRYQELFFQVPTGLALPMFELPEVPVIEAALDDAITANAELQRSLFDTDAAQAEARATQASQLPRLSAIVEGRQFNVDEPSESESDLALRFQVDYQPYTGGAASSRSAQAEQRAERAYQEREALRRDLEARLRTAFTDVKAQRELWKAQSLNLEANVETLSAYRAQFGIGRRDLNDVLDAQRELFQSATALVDSRTNWELARYRQLLLTGELLPALDIDVLPEFRNQDNE, translated from the coding sequence GTGAACAAGCAGAAAAACGGTCTCGTCAGGCGCCCGGCGTTGCTGATAGCCTCTTTATTGACAGTGTCGACTTACTCAACTGCGGCCTTTGCTCAGACAACTGAACTGCAGGATGAGCCGTATTCTGAGGTTGATAATTACAGTGTTTCAGAGCCACAGCCTGCCTTTTCAGCCACGACTGAAGAAGTGCTGGCGCCTTTTTATTGGCAGGCCGCTAACCCTGACGCTGCCAGTGCGGGCCAGGCATTGCGCCAACGTCTGTTGCAGGCCCTGGATCGCCAGCCGCGCTTGCAGGCGCAGTGGGCGCAGGAGCAGGAAAGCCGGCTACGCATCGATGAAGTGCGTGCTGAGCGCCTTCCTCAGGTCAGTATGGGGCTGGAGCAGCGTAATAGTCTGCAGGAAGTGAATCGTAATGCTTTTGATAGCGGCAACCGGCTGGATGCCTATGTCAGCGTTTCGCAGCTACTTTATGATTTTGGTGCCAGCGGTGAGCGGGTCGACAGCGCTGAACTCAGTGCCAGGGCGCAGGTATGGGAGAGCCGGGTAAGCGCTGAAGAGCTGGTGCTGGATGCCCTGACCGCCCACTTTGATGTGGTCCGTTATCAGGCCCAGTTCGCCATTGCACAGGATAATCTTGAGCAGCATCAGCAGATTCTGGAAGATGTCAGCGCTCGACGCCAGGGGGGCGCCGGTTCCAGTGCGGATGTGCTGCGGGCGGAAAGTCGCCTGGCCGAAGCCAGTGCCCAACAGACCAGCCTGCAGGGTCAGCTCGCCCAGGCCCAGAATCGCTATCAGGAGCTTTTTTTTCAGGTTCCTACCGGACTGGCGCTACCAATGTTTGAGTTGCCGGAGGTGCCCGTCATAGAAGCAGCTCTGGATGATGCCATCACCGCTAATGCTGAACTGCAGCGCAGCCTGTTCGATACCGACGCGGCCCAGGCCGAAGCGCGTGCCACCCAGGCCAGCCAGCTACCAAGGCTCTCAGCGATAGTGGAAGGTCGCCAGTTCAACGTGGACGAACCCTCTGAGTCAGAAAGCGATCTGGCCCTGCGCTTTCAGGTCGATTATCAACCCTATACGGGCGGTGCTGCATCCTCACGTAGCGCTCAGGCCGAACAGCGCGCTGAACGTGCCTATCAGGAGCGTGAAGCGCTGCGGCGTGACCTTGAAGCCCGCCTGCGCACTGCCTTCACCGATGTTAAGGCGCAACGCGAACTGTGGAAAGCGCAGTCATTGAACCTGGAAGCGAATGTCGAGACGCTGAGTGCCTATCGTGCCCAGTTTGGTATCGGGCGACGTGACCTCAATGACGTGCTCGACGCCCAACGGGAACTGTTCCAGAGTGCTACTGCGCTGGTGGATAGCCGCACGAATTGGGAGCTGGCCCGTTACCGTCAGCTCTTGCTGACAGGTGAGCTGTTGCCCGCCCTTGATATTGACGTTTTGCCCGAATTCAGAAACCAGGATAATGAATGA
- a CDS encoding type I secretion system permease/ATPase, whose amino-acid sequence MTTPSDAQDEHNSAQDAEQEGCQDSRSEDSSANGSYQGDPLEQCLIFLARHLEMPVSDSAIRAGRVGLDATLDPKSFIEAAERHGLVAALGEYSLDQLPNSLLPAVALLRGNRAVVITQKLPDGGLAVYDPALGDTTVEYTQATLAQDYLGHIIAVRAKHRPAATQAGPALSQGHWFWSALSSNRWIYAQVVMAAALTNFLGLSTSLFIMVVYDRVLPNEAIESLIALTIGVSVALLFDFMVKTLRSVFIDRAGQQADLRMGRRIFDHVLNLQMSAKRGSAGGFANTLREFETLREFFASASLVAIVDLPFIFLFIWVIYLIGGPLAIVPLVAVPLVLLVGVAVQPFLRRLSNTAFEEGRNKQGVLVEAISGLETIKASGAAPLIRERWEESVRQQSDTGRRGRAIQQFALNATAFTQQAAQICIVVYGVFLVGDGVISMGAMIACVILTGRTLGPLAQLAQTMTRINQARTSFRAIDQLMAMPSERPEGRRYLSRPALEGKLALQDVSFRYPDQTVEALADINITIQPGEKVALLGRVGSGKSTLARLLLGIYPPERGAVLVDDTDIRQLDPADLRASIGSVLQESWLFSGTVRQNIAIGGNHPTDKDILDAAKLAGAHDFIARHPHGYDMVVGERGEGLSGGQRQLICLARALLGSPPIMLMDEPTSAMDIQTEKDVISRLKGAAKEKTLVVVTHRTSLLELVDRVIVLDQGKVVADGPKAEVMRPVETRKRQPNPGKPAMEAKS is encoded by the coding sequence ATGACCACACCGAGTGATGCACAGGACGAGCATAACAGCGCTCAGGATGCTGAGCAGGAAGGATGTCAGGACAGCCGTTCTGAAGACAGCAGCGCTAATGGCTCCTATCAGGGAGATCCCCTTGAGCAATGTCTTATTTTTCTGGCCCGCCATTTGGAAATGCCTGTTTCCGACAGTGCCATTCGCGCTGGACGGGTAGGGCTTGATGCCACCCTTGATCCGAAAAGCTTTATAGAAGCGGCTGAACGCCATGGGCTGGTGGCTGCACTTGGCGAGTATTCTCTGGATCAGCTACCTAATAGTCTATTGCCTGCTGTTGCACTGTTGCGCGGTAACCGTGCTGTGGTGATTACCCAGAAATTGCCCGACGGCGGTCTTGCGGTTTACGACCCTGCATTGGGTGACACCACCGTTGAGTACACTCAGGCCACGCTGGCTCAGGATTACCTGGGACATATTATTGCTGTGCGGGCGAAACATCGCCCGGCCGCCACCCAGGCGGGGCCAGCGCTTAGCCAGGGCCACTGGTTCTGGAGCGCGCTCTCATCCAACCGTTGGATTTACGCTCAGGTGGTGATGGCGGCGGCGCTGACCAACTTTCTGGGGCTTTCCACTTCGCTGTTTATCATGGTGGTCTATGACCGCGTGCTGCCCAATGAGGCGATTGAGTCACTGATCGCCCTGACGATTGGCGTCAGCGTGGCGCTGCTGTTCGATTTCATGGTCAAGACGCTGCGTTCGGTGTTTATTGACCGCGCCGGTCAGCAGGCGGACTTGCGTATGGGACGGCGCATTTTTGACCATGTGCTGAATCTGCAGATGAGCGCCAAGCGCGGGTCGGCGGGCGGCTTCGCCAATACCTTGCGTGAATTTGAAACCCTGCGTGAGTTTTTCGCCTCGGCCTCGCTGGTGGCGATTGTCGATTTACCCTTTATTTTCCTGTTTATCTGGGTGATCTATCTTATTGGTGGGCCGCTTGCCATTGTGCCCTTGGTGGCGGTGCCGCTGGTCTTATTGGTCGGGGTGGCGGTGCAGCCCTTTCTGCGCCGCCTGTCGAATACCGCTTTTGAAGAAGGGCGTAACAAGCAAGGCGTGCTGGTTGAGGCTATTTCAGGGCTGGAAACCATCAAGGCTAGCGGGGCGGCTCCCTTGATCCGCGAGCGCTGGGAAGAAAGCGTGCGTCAACAGTCGGATACTGGTCGACGCGGTCGTGCGATTCAGCAATTTGCCCTTAATGCCACGGCCTTTACCCAGCAAGCCGCCCAGATCTGCATTGTGGTTTATGGCGTATTCCTGGTTGGCGACGGTGTGATCTCCATGGGGGCGATGATTGCCTGTGTCATTCTTACCGGGCGCACCTTGGGGCCATTGGCGCAACTGGCCCAGACAATGACGCGGATCAACCAGGCGCGTACCTCGTTTCGTGCCATTGACCAGTTGATGGCCATGCCGTCGGAGCGCCCGGAAGGGCGGCGCTATCTGAGCCGCCCGGCGTTGGAAGGCAAGCTGGCGCTGCAGGATGTAAGCTTTCGCTACCCGGATCAGACCGTTGAAGCGTTGGCTGATATCAACATCACGATTCAGCCAGGTGAGAAAGTGGCCCTGCTGGGGCGCGTGGGTTCTGGTAAAAGCACCCTGGCGCGCCTGCTGCTGGGTATCTACCCGCCTGAGCGCGGGGCGGTGCTGGTGGATGACACGGATATCCGCCAGCTTGACCCCGCTGATCTGCGTGCCAGTATCGGTAGCGTGCTGCAGGAATCCTGGCTGTTCAGTGGTACCGTGCGCCAGAACATTGCGATCGGCGGTAATCACCCGACTGACAAGGATATTCTGGATGCCGCGAAACTGGCCGGCGCGCATGACTTTATTGCCCGCCATCCGCATGGCTACGATATGGTCGTCGGCGAACGGGGGGAAGGGCTTTCTGGCGGCCAGCGGCAGTTGATCTGTCTGGCCCGTGCCTTGTTGGGCAGCCCGCCGATCATGTTGATGGATGAACCGACCAGCGCCATGGATATCCAGACGGAAAAAGACGTCATTTCACGTCTGAAAGGCGCCGCCAAGGAGAAAACGCTCGTGGTGGTTACCCACCGGACAAGTCTACTGGAACTGGTGGATCGTGTGATTGTGCTGGACCAGGGCAAGGTCGTGGCGGATGGCCCCAAAGCCGAGGTCATGCGTCCGGTTGAAACGCGTAAACGGCAGCCTAACCCAGGCAAACCTGCCATGGAGGCTAAATCATGA
- a CDS encoding PT domain-containing protein — protein sequence MIDQQHEQNLAILAEQPGSGVTRVSVPVDPTERVRFVRKWMAKHQRKLAGGALASTLVLPMLAQAAEGEMIAVGDLNGVMATEELANGGLQIIFEDGRVVQLGADHVQMMGEQVAVDAQALQGALDAAAIPAERLEGVENAALNGDGTATITMEDGQRMLIEPGAMQVQNGQVTMTEAQISGAGLGGNYSFSAPLEGAVMSSGASSATSSSSSASGDGMLGGLTGTQLAMGAAGVGVVAALASSDSSSSSTPEESTEAPTEAPSEAPTEAPTEGPTEGPTEGPTEGPTEGPTEGPTEGPTEGPTEGPTEGPTEAPTEAPPETASGNVQDGYIVNANVVFLDADGNVIGSTTSSAEEGSQGDFEAEVDGDVDTIEVRGGTDIATGKTFAGVMKAPGGSEVVSPLTTLIQAQVAQGRTVEDAEANVRESLGLGDLGTGRTLLNFDAWADDTEVGQAVAKAGIQVAALIQVASANADNTGVDEERFTALMNDFAARLSDSDNPLDLSDPDTYENNVKEFLTSNGVTEEQATKASQSSNSIRASETREEAADVQRDNAPGEVVEPPTEAPTEAPTEAPTEAPTEAPTEAPTEAPTDEPTDEPTDEPTDEPTDEPTEEPTEAPTDEPTEEPTDEPTDEPTDEPTDEPTDEPTDEPTDEPTEEPTEAPTDEPTDEPTTDNVELSLSFSDAWVEGSNNIQLTLSYPASASLEGVSLQGGGAISSSLSVIAEGDTAVATYSSLQANNGSSNGTLIFDFAVAPEDLASFRVETSGLNINGSDINNASYIYEDGSLSLVIDSENALAEAQELDVRTSLQDRLTDDITANLNGNGEIVRDDLDALIAYREAIQQAVELAGTGDAQAFFNGDDAPNLTVILNNLAGLSVDGAVFTQANADTAIALVNDVGALAAANPAQLDALAEVAFTTLTGGVDATQFSEMLGELATQLNDESISIGGLSLDAQSVTQLQALFDGLGSDAQAVALASAQDLQINELLDPQAFFTEAFAEALKLEVESNDTLGALAVQQSLVSFIEKVGQLEGEQFEAADFGSDGLMATLASQVDSLLATAEANPALVPAGAEIDGDTVSFNGLSLSVSQLESAVTGYGNLNPESQATYLENLNNPDDLSLLTDLGSALETQLVQNIASETEDQTITLGVGDYEGVAGVVSGSGDDNITGSSLDNTIDISAGGTDTLTFAASLADNGTDTVTGFSVGAAADGGDVIDFEGLPAELGTNYEVDPTGELGADTGLLVFTTTAGPEASTLGLTEGDTVMVLEVADNGTDAQLLKVEVGASDSTTAEQLATFEGLGGSLGSLVDDNLQDFNLTNT from the coding sequence GTGATTGATCAACAACATGAGCAGAACCTGGCCATTCTTGCTGAGCAGCCAGGTAGTGGCGTGACTCGTGTCAGTGTGCCTGTTGACCCTACCGAGCGTGTGCGTTTTGTGCGCAAGTGGATGGCTAAACATCAGCGCAAACTTGCGGGTGGTGCACTGGCCAGCACTTTGGTATTACCAATGCTTGCGCAGGCAGCTGAAGGTGAAATGATTGCGGTGGGTGACTTGAATGGCGTTATGGCCACGGAAGAGTTAGCCAATGGTGGCTTGCAAATCATTTTTGAAGATGGTCGTGTTGTTCAACTTGGCGCTGACCATGTGCAGATGATGGGTGAGCAGGTTGCAGTGGATGCTCAGGCACTTCAGGGTGCACTGGATGCTGCTGCTATACCGGCTGAGCGGCTCGAAGGCGTTGAGAACGCTGCGCTCAATGGCGATGGTACCGCGACGATCACCATGGAAGATGGTCAGCGCATGCTGATAGAGCCGGGTGCCATGCAGGTACAAAACGGCCAGGTTACCATGACTGAGGCGCAGATATCCGGTGCTGGCCTGGGCGGTAATTACAGCTTCAGTGCCCCGTTAGAGGGTGCGGTAATGAGCAGCGGTGCTTCTTCGGCTACCTCTAGCTCCTCAAGTGCATCTGGTGACGGTATGCTGGGTGGCTTAACGGGTACCCAGCTTGCGATGGGAGCCGCGGGTGTTGGTGTCGTAGCTGCACTTGCTTCTTCTGATAGTAGCTCATCGTCTACTCCAGAAGAATCGACGGAAGCGCCGACCGAGGCCCCGTCAGAAGCGCCTACAGAAGCTCCGACTGAAGGACCTACCGAAGGGCCTACCGAAGGACCTACCGAAGGACCTACCGAAGGACCTACAGAAGGACCTACAGAAGGACCTACAGAAGGACCTACAGAAGGACCTACAGAAGGACCTACCGAAGCGCCCACAGAAGCACCGCCGGAAACCGCATCCGGTAACGTGCAGGATGGTTACATCGTTAATGCCAACGTTGTCTTCCTGGATGCTGATGGCAACGTGATTGGCTCAACCACTTCGTCTGCTGAAGAAGGTTCACAAGGTGACTTTGAAGCTGAAGTTGATGGTGATGTCGATACTATCGAAGTGCGTGGCGGCACCGATATTGCAACCGGCAAAACCTTTGCTGGTGTGATGAAGGCACCGGGTGGTTCTGAAGTTGTTAGCCCTTTAACGACCTTGATCCAAGCCCAGGTAGCGCAAGGCCGTACCGTTGAAGACGCTGAAGCTAATGTGCGTGAGTCTCTTGGATTGGGTGACTTGGGTACAGGCAGAACCCTGCTTAACTTTGATGCCTGGGCAGACGATACAGAGGTTGGCCAGGCGGTTGCTAAAGCCGGTATTCAGGTCGCTGCTCTTATCCAGGTTGCATCTGCCAATGCAGACAACACAGGTGTTGATGAAGAGCGCTTTACTGCATTGATGAATGACTTTGCTGCGCGCTTAAGTGATAGCGATAACCCGTTGGATCTTTCTGACCCGGATACGTATGAAAATAACGTCAAAGAGTTCCTGACAAGTAACGGTGTTACTGAAGAGCAAGCGACTAAAGCCTCACAAAGCAGCAACAGCATTAGAGCATCAGAGACCCGCGAAGAAGCTGCTGATGTCCAGCGTGATAACGCACCCGGTGAAGTGGTAGAACCGCCGACGGAAGCACCGACAGAAGCACCGACAGAAGCACCGACAGAAGCACCGACAGAAGCACCGACAGAAGCACCGACAGAAGCACCGACAGACGAACCGACCGACGAACCGACCGACGAACCAACCGACGAGCCGACGGACGAACCAACGGAAGAGCCGACGGAAGCACCGACCGACGAACCAACCGAAGAGCCAACCGACGAGCCAACCGACGAGCCGACGGACGAACCAACCGACGAGCCGACGGACGAACCAACCGACGAGCCGACGGACGAACCAACGGAAGAGCCGACGGAAGCACCGACAGACGAGCCGACAGACGAGCCGACAACCGACAATGTAGAACTTTCTTTGTCCTTTAGTGATGCGTGGGTAGAAGGTAGTAACAATATTCAATTAACACTTTCATATCCCGCAAGTGCTTCATTGGAAGGTGTTTCTTTACAAGGTGGGGGAGCAATTTCGTCCAGCCTATCCGTTATAGCTGAAGGTGATACTGCAGTAGCTACCTATTCATCATTGCAGGCTAATAATGGATCTTCTAATGGTACGTTGATTTTTGACTTTGCTGTTGCCCCTGAAGATCTTGCTAGCTTCCGTGTAGAAACTAGTGGATTAAATATTAACGGCAGCGATATTAATAATGCGTCTTACATTTATGAAGATGGTTCATTATCGCTTGTCATCGATTCTGAAAATGCGTTGGCAGAAGCTCAAGAACTTGATGTTAGAACAAGTTTACAGGATCGGTTAACGGACGACATTACTGCCAACCTGAATGGAAATGGCGAGATTGTCCGCGACGATCTGGATGCATTGATTGCCTATCGTGAAGCTATTCAACAAGCTGTCGAGTTGGCTGGAACAGGTGACGCTCAGGCGTTCTTCAACGGTGATGATGCGCCTAATCTGACCGTCATTCTTAACAACCTCGCGGGTCTGAGCGTTGATGGAGCCGTGTTTACTCAAGCCAATGCAGACACGGCTATTGCACTGGTCAATGATGTGGGTGCCCTGGCCGCTGCCAATCCAGCACAGCTTGATGCCCTTGCTGAAGTTGCCTTCACCACCCTGACCGGTGGCGTGGATGCTACGCAGTTCAGCGAAATGCTGGGTGAGCTGGCTACTCAGCTCAACGATGAAAGCATTTCAATCGGTGGCCTTTCGCTTGACGCACAAAGCGTGACGCAGCTGCAGGCCTTGTTTGATGGTCTGGGATCTGACGCTCAGGCAGTGGCGCTTGCATCGGCACAGGATCTGCAGATCAATGAGTTGCTTGACCCGCAGGCGTTCTTCACTGAAGCATTTGCTGAAGCACTCAAGTTGGAAGTGGAAAGCAATGACACCCTTGGTGCTCTTGCCGTTCAACAATCCTTGGTATCGTTCATCGAGAAAGTTGGGCAGTTAGAAGGAGAGCAGTTTGAAGCTGCTGACTTCGGAAGTGACGGGCTAATGGCTACCTTGGCAAGCCAAGTGGATTCACTATTGGCTACGGCAGAGGCTAATCCAGCCTTGGTACCTGCCGGTGCGGAGATCGATGGAGATACGGTCAGCTTCAATGGTCTTTCGCTGAGCGTCAGCCAGCTGGAATCTGCTGTTACCGGTTACGGTAACCTGAACCCTGAGAGCCAGGCCACCTATCTGGAGAACCTCAACAATCCGGATGATCTGTCCTTGTTGACTGACTTGGGTTCGGCTCTGGAAACACAGTTGGTGCAGAACATCGCCAGTGAGACAGAAGATCAGACCATTACGCTGGGCGTAGGCGACTATGAAGGCGTGGCTGGCGTTGTTAGTGGCAGCGGTGATGACAACATTACAGGCAGCTCTCTAGACAACACCATCGATATCAGTGCGGGCGGCACTGACACCCTTACCTTTGCTGCCAGCCTGGCTGACAATGGTACGGATACGGTTACCGGTTTCAGCGTTGGCGCAGCGGCTGATGGTGGTGACGTGATTGACTTTGAGGGTCTGCCGGCCGAGCTAGGCACTAACTACGAAGTTGACCCTACCGGTGAGTTGGGTGCTGATACAGGACTGCTGGTGTTTACAACCACAGCAGGTCCAGAGGCTTCTACGCTTGGGTTGACGGAAGGTGACACGGTCATGGTGCTGGAAGTCGCCGATAACGGTACGGATGCCCAGCTCCTCAAGGTTGAGGTTGGTGCCAGTGATTCAACGACCGCTGAGCAACTGGCAACCTTCGAAGGCCTGGGTGGCAGCCTTGGTAGCCTTGTCGACGATAACCTGCAGGACTTTAACCTGACCAATACCTGA
- a CDS encoding HlyD family type I secretion periplasmic adaptor subunit, with the protein MSVASQREDEFEHFLRHGKARRPIAGSLLLGLILAFFAAAFTWASVTEIDEVTRGQGKVVPSQNLQIVQSLEGGVVEEIRVRRGDRVEQGDVLMVLGAGLFEGEYNELQQRYFALEAKIQRLEAALNDEELVFSQAVSDAAPSVVATETRLFHGRRIELESEIQVLERQRFQREQELVEARATLDAAQSGVGLVRSELQLIEPLVSRGLEPETSLLQLRRTLNDLSGEVARQRSAVPRLQAAIEEIEERKQSQRNAYRAEALAELSDATARAAELEKSLPARARQLARTTLRAPVDGIVNQVHVHTIGGVAPPGEPLIEVVPVGDDLVIEAHVRPADIAFLYPGQTVKVKLTAYDFARYGGLDGELTMIGADAVEVPSGESSELMYPVQVRTSGSLYDIDEQPLDVIPGMVAQVDILNGKRSVLDYLLEPVIKVRDRALRD; encoded by the coding sequence ATGAGCGTCGCTTCTCAACGTGAAGACGAGTTTGAGCATTTCCTGCGTCATGGAAAAGCCCGCCGCCCTATCGCCGGGAGTCTGTTGCTCGGTCTGATTCTGGCTTTTTTTGCAGCGGCCTTCACCTGGGCGAGTGTGACCGAAATCGATGAAGTGACCCGGGGTCAGGGCAAGGTGGTGCCTTCCCAGAACCTGCAGATTGTGCAAAGCCTGGAAGGGGGTGTGGTGGAAGAAATTCGCGTCAGGCGCGGCGACCGTGTCGAACAAGGCGATGTTCTGATGGTGCTTGGCGCGGGCCTTTTTGAAGGGGAATATAATGAATTGCAGCAGCGTTATTTTGCGCTGGAAGCCAAGATTCAGCGCCTTGAAGCGGCCCTTAATGATGAGGAACTGGTTTTTTCACAGGCGGTAAGCGACGCTGCTCCCAGCGTGGTAGCCACCGAGACCCGGCTTTTCCACGGACGCCGCATCGAGCTTGAATCAGAAATTCAGGTATTGGAGCGTCAGCGTTTCCAGCGTGAGCAGGAACTGGTAGAAGCACGCGCTACGCTTGACGCGGCTCAGTCAGGTGTGGGGTTGGTAAGAAGCGAGCTGCAGCTGATTGAACCCTTGGTATCACGTGGGCTTGAGCCTGAAACTTCGCTGTTACAATTACGTCGTACGCTGAATGACTTAAGCGGTGAGGTGGCGCGCCAGCGCAGTGCCGTGCCGCGACTGCAAGCCGCCATCGAAGAGATCGAGGAACGTAAACAGTCGCAGCGCAATGCCTACCGTGCCGAAGCCCTGGCGGAACTTTCTGATGCAACAGCACGCGCGGCAGAGTTGGAGAAAAGCCTGCCTGCCAGGGCGCGTCAATTGGCTCGTACAACGTTGCGCGCCCCTGTGGACGGCATTGTTAATCAGGTGCATGTGCATACCATTGGCGGCGTGGCACCGCCGGGAGAGCCGCTGATAGAAGTGGTGCCGGTAGGTGATGACCTGGTGATAGAGGCCCATGTGCGTCCTGCGGATATTGCCTTCCTTTACCCGGGCCAAACCGTCAAGGTAAAGCTGACTGCCTATGATTTTGCACGTTACGGCGGGCTGGATGGCGAGCTGACCATGATCGGTGCAGATGCCGTTGAAGTGCCCAGTGGGGAGTCTTCTGAATTGATGTACCCCGTGCAGGTACGCACCAGTGGCAGTTTATACGACATAGATGAACAACCGCTTGACGTGATTCCCGGGATGGTTGCGCAAGTGGATATTCTGAACGGTAAACGTAGCGTGCTCGACTACCTGCTTGAACCGGTCATAAAAGTACGTGATCGCGCTTTACGGGACTAA